The region TAAAGCACGAATAAAACCGGAAACACATATCGGTCTTCAAAGTACATGCAGCTCCCCAAACAGACACTTGTCAACTATCGTTATAACGACAACTGTCCATTGAAACCTTTTGGAATCCCTGAAACTAATTATTGTCTGAGTTGTGGGCGTTTCGCATTTATTTTGAAGACCTCAAACGGATGTCGTCGCATTCGAGGCTCCAGTCGACGCGTCTCTCGCTGCCTACGTGCAGCCagtcgaggagacaagtttccaCTACTTTTTCGCGACCCGGTCCCGGGAGCGAGAGACGACGGGCGACGATGCTCCCTCGCGGCGTGGCCACGGCGTTAGCGTGTCTAGCCTCGGTCCTCCTCTCGGCTCGGGCCCAGTACGAGAAGTACAGCTTCCGAAGCTTCCCCGCCAGCGAGCTGATGCCGCTGGACTCCACGTTTGACTACGCGATGCAGCAGTACACCGCGCGCAACTGGGCCGAGAGCGTCAAGTACCTGGAGCACAGCCTGCGGCTCCACCGGCTGCTGCGGGACAGCGAGGCGTTCTGCGGCCGCAACTGCAGCGCCGTGAGCCGGGCAGACGACGAGGACGACGGGCACCTCCGCGTCGTGCGACACATCCTCCTGAGGGCGGCATGTCTAAAGAAGTGCAAGGCCGACTTCCCCGTGTTTCAACTCGCGCACCCGCGCCGAGACCTCCTGGACAGCTTTGAGAAACGGACGCCGTATCGATACATACAGTACGCGTACTTCCAGGTGAGAACATATTGCGGAACAAAAGttgtgttcgagacagattgCGGGGCGACCTCCTGCAGGGCATTTAATTGAGTTTGTGCCACGTCTCACCAAAACAATCCCCCACTGTTCTCCCGCTCGTCTGGTGGGCTGATGTGGCAAACCCCACCCACCACAACATTAGCTACACCTGCATATGTTACATTAGAAAACTCGAGGCAACACCAAACAAAAGTACATACCAGTGTGTATGTGTCTGAtactacagtggtaccttgacttacaagtgacTCAACTTCAACTGAGTGTAATTTAATGAtgcgggtgtacctaataaaaagCTTAGTGTGTTATTGCACTGGGGAGTACAACTGGGGCAATGTTTATAATTGTCTACCCCTCCCACAGCTGAACAACTTGGCGAAGGCTTTGTCGGCTGCCCACACCTACctgaagaaatcccccaaagacCCCCAGCTTACCAAGAACATGGACTATTACAAGACACTGGTGGACGTTGACCCCTATCTCATCGACCACGAGGAGCAGCCATACGAGGTTCCCATGTGACATCATTCCGATTCTTGTCGTTTAAGCCTGCTTTTTTCGCCACTCACGAAAACGCAGCCTGAATTGTCAGTAAGTCAAAGTTGTGTGTGATGTGTTTAGAGTGTGTTTGTGAAGAGCGTGACGCTGTACAACAGTGGCGACTTCAGCGGCAGCGCTCGCCACATGGAGCAGGCCGTCACCTCCTACATGGACGTCTACGCCACCTGCGTGGCCGTCTGCGACGGATCATATGAGATCCTCGAGTTCAAGGACTTCTATCCAACGCTGGCGGGTGTGCGCACATACACGATGTACTCTTATGAATCAAGTTCCTGTAATGTGAAAATATATGTTTTGTAAATTTGACCAACCACGGGGAAGAGTTAAAAACCCGACTTGTTAAAAGTTTGACATGCgcaatgttctatgcagccccactagtctaaatatggtattctggttaatattgcgttagtggaatataaattaagcagcaaaatccagcagtatTATCAATAtctgaaggcggccattttgccacttcctgtcgactgaagataacatcacagctgctcagatcttcggtaacaaccaatcacagcccaaccttagaaaacaggtgagctgtgattggtcgttgcctaaacccagagcaactgtgatgtcatcttcagtcgacagcaagtggcaaaatggccgccacccctgaaatggataaaaacggctggatattgctgcataactcatgttccacaaatgtaatattaatcagaatgccatgtttagactagtggggtcacttataaaatattattgtcaagaattgtttaaagttgacttctcctttaaagcaTTCATATGTGTTCTTTggtgattggttgttgtttATGTTCAGATCTGTACTTGGAGGCGCTGAGATGTAAGGTGGGCTGTGAGCAGCAGTTGACCCCCACCGTGGGGGGCTTCTCTGTGGACAAGTTTGTAGCCACCATGTACCACTACCTCCAGTTCTCATATTATAAACGTAagactctctctgtctgtctgtctctctctctttctcgctctctctctctttctctctatctctgtctgtctgtctctctctgtcggtctgtctctctgtctgtctgtctctctttctctctgtctttctctgtttctctgtctgtctgtctctctctgtgtctctttctctctgtctttctctgtttctctgtctgtctgtctctctctctgttgtgTGTAATACACGGCTATGATTATTCTCCGCCTTCCCTCCAGTAAACGACGTAAAGAGCGCCGCTCCGTGCGCCGCCAGCTACATGCTGTTCGACCCTGACGACCAGGTGATGCGTCAGAACGTGGAGTACTATCACTTCTATCGGGAACAGTGGGGCCTCGCCGACAACGATTTCCAGCCGCGGCCCGTAAGTCCCAAACGCTCGGGCGTCAACGCTAACACCGTGTTAGGGCGCTAATTAGAGAGCTTGGTTCCTTTTGCCAGCTGCACCGTCGTATAAAAGCTTGCTTGGTGCATTTTATTTGAATCGTAATGCCAGCTGTAAAGAAAAAGGCAaatttgtcacttgctgtcgtaaaaaaaaaacacgtgtgGTTGCTGTTTGTGAGTTTTGTCTCCCCCTTCAGGAAACCTTTGTTATtaccatttttatattttatttttaattcaaacaaaAGTGGATAATCAAGTGTATTTTGTTACACTAATTCAAAGTTGGtcagccagacattcatttgtCCAAATTagtcattaaaatgtgatttaaaaaaaatgactttgataTTATAAAGTATTTCATTTAATATAATAGTTTagagtatgtactgtatattattttttgatgaATCATGAAGAATGCAAAATGCAGTGTTCTAATTATGTGATCAATTTGGCTCCCTCTTCAGGAGGCTTCCAGATACTTCAACCAGACCACCAAGCAGACGGGGATGCTGCAGTTTGCCATCAACTACCTGCAAACAGAAGACGAGGTACATACAGCACATGGACAAAACGATCATACATAATTATGTTGTATATGCCGTTGGTTTGTGGAGTGAGCTGTAAGGAGAAAAACGACTCCCAATGGGTTCTGCAATCCGTAGCGGAAGGGTGAGGGAGGGGCAAAGACAAAAAagcattacattttgaaaatgcatCTTCCCGTTGGATAGTCTACTTGCACGGCcgtttagagtgccttgttgtcagTCATGAGTGTGCGCACGTCACAGGGAGAATGTGCAAAagtaagattttttatttatttttt is a window of Vanacampus margaritifer isolate UIUO_Vmar chromosome 2, RoL_Vmar_1.0, whole genome shotgun sequence DNA encoding:
- the p3h4 gene encoding endoplasmic reticulum protein SC65, with protein sequence MLPRGVATALACLASVLLSARAQYEKYSFRSFPASELMPLDSTFDYAMQQYTARNWAESVKYLEHSLRLHRLLRDSEAFCGRNCSAVSRADDEDDGHLRVVRHILLRAACLKKCKADFPVFQLAHPRRDLLDSFEKRTPYRYIQYAYFQLNNLAKALSAAHTYLKKSPKDPQLTKNMDYYKTLVDVDPYLIDHEEQPYESVFVKSVTLYNSGDFSGSARHMEQAVTSYMDVYATCVAVCDGSYEILEFKDFYPTLADLYLEALRCKVGCEQQLTPTVGGFSVDKFVATMYHYLQFSYYKLNDVKSAAPCAASYMLFDPDDQVMRQNVEYYHFYREQWGLADNDFQPRPEASRYFNQTTKQTGMLQFAINYLQTEDEGEVSPEAAAASQRSKRPDAEFEGVGDYEESLMSLWWQEPKTKWDMGEVPE